Proteins from a genomic interval of Paenibacillus sp. FSL H8-0048:
- a CDS encoding aspartate aminotransferase family protein: protein MEQSVIIGREAVAAKRKQYFYPCTAHFYRDAPQLVRGSMQYVYDENGKQYTDFFAGVSVVACGHCNPAITSRTIEQLQQLQHTSPIYLTQPNVDLAERLEEVLPGALRRTFFVNSGSEANEGALLLARMHTGRKGFIALEAGLHGRTNLTMSVTGLQMWRTDAYLDGDVTFIKRPYHPELTLEDAAAQSIQNLKEVLAAQGDTIAAMIVEPIQGNGGIVMPALSYFREVKALLEQYGVLLIDDEIQTGYGRTGAMFAMEHFGVVPDIISMAKALGNGVPIAAFSTTDEIAASLNKPSASTFGGNPVSAATALAVLDYIRDERLAERAAELGGQLKQGLLALQKRYPALITDVRGSGLMLGAELAGTKTEDAAAVTDYVLEELKDRGFLIGKNGIGRNVLAFQPPLVVTSGNIDALLDALHEVLQAIH from the coding sequence ATGGAACAAAGCGTTATCATTGGAAGAGAAGCGGTAGCTGCCAAAAGAAAGCAGTATTTCTACCCGTGCACCGCACATTTTTACCGGGATGCCCCGCAATTGGTACGCGGAAGCATGCAATATGTCTACGATGAAAACGGCAAGCAATACACCGACTTCTTCGCGGGAGTCTCCGTGGTTGCCTGCGGCCACTGTAATCCGGCTATTACCTCACGTACGATAGAGCAACTGCAGCAATTGCAGCACACCTCGCCGATCTACCTGACCCAGCCGAATGTAGATTTGGCGGAACGTCTGGAAGAAGTGCTGCCGGGTGCACTGCGCAGGACATTCTTCGTCAACAGCGGTTCAGAGGCGAATGAAGGGGCGCTGCTGCTGGCGCGGATGCATACCGGCCGCAAAGGCTTCATCGCACTGGAGGCCGGCCTGCATGGCCGGACCAACCTCACCATGAGTGTGACCGGGCTGCAAATGTGGAGAACCGATGCCTACCTGGATGGGGATGTGACATTCATTAAGCGCCCGTATCATCCGGAATTGACGCTGGAGGATGCTGCGGCGCAGTCCATCCAGAATCTGAAGGAGGTACTGGCTGCCCAGGGAGACACCATTGCCGCCATGATCGTGGAGCCGATTCAGGGGAATGGCGGGATCGTGATGCCTGCGCTGTCTTACTTCCGTGAGGTGAAGGCGCTGCTTGAGCAGTACGGTGTACTGCTGATTGATGATGAAATCCAGACCGGCTACGGCCGGACGGGGGCTATGTTTGCGATGGAGCATTTCGGCGTCGTGCCGGACATTATCAGCATGGCTAAAGCACTGGGGAACGGAGTGCCTATCGCCGCCTTTTCCACAACGGATGAGATTGCGGCTTCGCTGAACAAGCCTTCCGCCTCAACGTTCGGAGGGAATCCGGTCTCTGCGGCTACCGCGCTGGCGGTCCTGGACTACATCCGTGATGAGCGGCTGGCGGAACGTGCGGCTGAGCTCGGCGGGCAACTGAAGCAAGGCTTGCTTGCTCTCCAGAAGCGGTATCCTGCGTTGATTACCGATGTACGGGGCAGCGGACTCATGCTGGGGGCCGAGCTGGCCGGTACCAAGACTGAGGATGCCGCGGCTGTGACAGACTATGTGCTGGAAGAACTGAAGGACCGCGGATTCCTGATCGGCAAAAACGGCATAGGCCGCAACGTTCTCGCCTTCCAGCCGCCGCTTGTTGTTACTTCCGGGAATATCGATGCCCTGCTGGATGCACTCCATGAAGTGCTGCAAGCGATCCACTAA
- a CDS encoding peptidase U32 family protein, with the protein MARYFNGKEVELLAPAGTFEIFKAVIESKCDAVYFGGPVLNMRMMRKGYNLSHEEIIEALNIAHSMDKKVYITVNNLFSEEDVEEARTYLSFLDTARPDALIVQDMAVLELIREMGLNLPVHASVMMNVHNLEMIHALKELGVSRVVTSREMDLQTAKLLGARSGMELEYFIHGDMCSVHGANCYFSSQVFGMSSNRGKCMKPCRWDYRIKRDGYVFPAEYPLAVKDMFMYEHLPELIESGITSFKIEGRMRDKEFMVMLSNSYGDAIDRYIDDPLGFDRTKDSKELYNNRKRDFSTAYAFGKPGLSNINRRYEGTGKFYSTGKVFSTPTAERELSAERVTELRGRMAEDRRSTLNKPELAVRVNNMEQARLVLEMGVDSLYLPGDVFEPDRPFTKQDIKDLGAVKGHTKLYLGLPRMMNELHFDQYDHLLNGERLPIDGLIITNLGAIRRYRATGYPMMGDANLNVYNHLSAGLYAGLGLTKLTVSPEMTLEHFASFTSRSDLPLEVVVHGTPALMYMEHDLFENTEVMEPIGEEDNQYVRNDVLVLKTDKGENPVYRDQYGRCHLLFAKELCYLPMLEEMNGLGIASFRIEGATYSIKELRTIIAAYQAAIEGTKPEDDLLGGLKPVYAGYTLGSLQFN; encoded by the coding sequence ATGGCACGTTATTTTAATGGTAAAGAAGTAGAGTTATTGGCACCTGCGGGAACCTTCGAGATCTTCAAGGCGGTCATTGAATCGAAGTGCGATGCGGTGTATTTCGGCGGTCCGGTGCTGAACATGAGAATGATGCGCAAGGGCTACAACTTAAGTCATGAAGAGATTATTGAAGCTCTGAATATCGCCCATAGTATGGACAAAAAAGTATATATCACGGTAAACAATCTGTTCAGCGAAGAGGATGTGGAAGAGGCCAGAACGTACCTGAGCTTCCTGGACACGGCCCGCCCGGACGCGCTGATCGTGCAGGATATGGCTGTGCTGGAATTGATCCGCGAGATGGGGCTGAATCTGCCGGTTCATGCTTCCGTGATGATGAATGTGCATAATCTGGAGATGATCCATGCGCTGAAGGAGCTGGGCGTCAGCCGGGTGGTTACCTCACGGGAGATGGATCTGCAGACCGCCAAGCTGCTGGGTGCAAGAAGCGGCATGGAGCTGGAATATTTCATTCATGGCGATATGTGCTCTGTACACGGGGCGAACTGTTATTTCAGCTCCCAGGTGTTCGGAATGAGCAGCAACCGGGGCAAATGCATGAAGCCTTGCCGCTGGGATTACCGGATCAAACGTGACGGCTATGTCTTCCCGGCGGAATATCCGCTGGCGGTGAAGGATATGTTCATGTATGAGCATCTTCCGGAGCTGATTGAATCCGGCATTACTTCCTTTAAGATTGAAGGCCGTATGCGCGATAAAGAATTCATGGTCATGCTGTCCAACAGCTACGGCGATGCGATTGACCGTTATATCGATGATCCGCTGGGCTTCGACCGCACCAAGGATTCCAAGGAGCTGTATAACAACCGTAAGCGCGATTTCTCCACGGCGTATGCTTTTGGCAAACCGGGATTATCGAATATCAACCGCCGTTATGAGGGAACAGGCAAGTTCTACAGCACCGGTAAAGTGTTCAGTACGCCGACTGCGGAGCGTGAGCTGTCTGCGGAGCGGGTGACAGAGCTGCGCGGGCGGATGGCTGAAGACAGACGCAGCACCCTTAACAAGCCTGAGCTGGCAGTACGTGTGAATAATATGGAACAGGCGCGTCTCGTACTGGAGATGGGAGTAGACAGCTTGTATCTGCCGGGTGATGTGTTTGAGCCGGACCGTCCTTTTACGAAGCAGGATATCAAGGATCTTGGAGCGGTAAAAGGCCATACCAAGCTATATCTGGGCCTGCCGCGGATGATGAATGAGCTGCATTTCGACCAGTATGATCATCTGCTGAACGGAGAGCGGCTGCCGATTGACGGGCTGATCATTACGAACCTGGGGGCAATCCGCCGCTACCGCGCGACCGGTTACCCGATGATGGGCGATGCTAATCTGAATGTCTACAATCATCTGTCTGCCGGACTGTACGCCGGATTGGGCCTTACCAAGCTGACCGTTTCGCCGGAGATGACGCTGGAGCATTTCGCCTCCTTCACCTCACGCAGCGACCTGCCGCTGGAGGTTGTGGTACACGGAACGCCAGCGCTGATGTATATGGAGCATGATCTGTTCGAGAATACGGAAGTGATGGAGCCGATTGGGGAAGAAGACAACCAATATGTCCGCAATGATGTGCTGGTGCTTAAGACCGACAAGGGCGAGAACCCGGTCTACCGTGACCAATACGGCCGCTGCCATCTGCTGTTCGCCAAGGAGCTATGCTATCTCCCGATGCTGGAGGAAATGAATGGCCTGGGGATTGCCAGCTTCCGGATTGAAGGCGCGACATACAGTATCAAGGAGCTGCGCACTATTATTGCTGCTTATCAGGCTGCGATAGAGGGAACGAAGCCGGAGGATGATCTGCTGGGCGGACTGAAGCCGGTATACGCGGGGTACACCCTCGGTTCACTGCAATTTAACTAA
- a CDS encoding polyprenyl synthetase family protein yields MKLHEALNIDLNEINREIKNLVARDKDVPKKSQLAQSILELTGSGGKRLRPLMVIVGSRFGPRPAGRRTLQLSAAAEFIHVASLIHDDIIDNAELRRGEPALHIKTGILSAVHIGNYMSARIIELLSKYTGDKDRYVHDLSSVATAQLCLGEYQQLELAFDYDLTLEQYLEKSRNKTALLMATCLRVGALSAESSAETAHLLYDFGEALGMSFQIQDDILDFTQSADVLGKPAGSDLRHGQVTLPVLFALQDDELAPVIRRIGPGSSPEDIEHVLELVRDSDALARSEAVSQDYLARAAAIVEQLSSFPAHADLKTLLQYFAGRDR; encoded by the coding sequence ATGAAGCTGCATGAAGCCTTGAATATTGATCTGAATGAAATTAACCGTGAAATTAAGAATCTGGTGGCCCGGGATAAGGATGTTCCCAAAAAGTCGCAGCTGGCGCAGAGCATTCTCGAACTGACAGGCTCCGGCGGTAAACGCCTCCGCCCGCTGATGGTTATTGTCGGCAGCCGGTTTGGTCCGAGACCTGCCGGACGCCGCACCCTGCAATTATCCGCTGCGGCTGAATTTATCCATGTGGCCTCATTGATTCATGACGATATTATTGATAACGCCGAGCTGCGGCGGGGCGAGCCTGCGCTGCATATCAAGACCGGGATTCTATCCGCTGTCCATATCGGTAATTATATGTCTGCCCGCATTATTGAACTGCTCAGCAAGTATACCGGTGATAAGGACCGTTATGTTCACGATCTATCCTCTGTCGCCACAGCCCAGTTATGTTTGGGTGAATATCAGCAATTAGAGCTTGCCTTCGATTATGATCTTACGCTGGAGCAGTACCTGGAGAAGTCCCGTAACAAAACCGCACTGTTGATGGCCACCTGCCTGCGGGTAGGCGCATTGTCGGCGGAGAGCAGCGCGGAGACTGCCCACCTCCTCTACGATTTCGGAGAAGCGCTGGGAATGTCATTCCAGATTCAGGATGATATCCTGGACTTCACGCAATCAGCGGATGTACTCGGCAAGCCGGCCGGCAGCGATCTTCGTCACGGCCAGGTTACCCTTCCTGTGCTCTTCGCCTTACAGGATGATGAGCTTGCTCCTGTCATCCGCAGGATAGGCCCTGGCTCTTCTCCTGAAGACATTGAGCATGTCCTGGAGCTCGTAAGAGACAGTGATGCCCTTGCCCGCTCAGAGGCTGTCAGCCAGGACTATCTGGCCCGGGCTGCTGCGATTGTGGAGCAGCTCTCCAGCTTCCCGGCGCATGCCGATCTGAAGACCCTGCTGCAATACTTCGCCGGGCGTGACCGCTGA
- a CDS encoding energy-coupling factor transporter ATPase — MAIQLQQVSYTYADRSMWKQTALHGINLEIAGGSLTGIAGATGSGKSTLLQLFNGILKPTEGTVQVLDVTITAGEKSPRLLPLRRRVGLVFQFPEQQMFEDTVEKDLCFGPLNFGVSLEEAKERARKSMTDMGLDLALLERNPFRLSGGQMRKAAIASVLAMDPDVVVLDEPTATLDPVSRAELIALLERLCREQGRTIIIVTHRMDELLPYADNWVLLKEGELAFQGSGGELAADPVILERCGLRVPQSLRYWQAAAERFGLSGEKPLLTAEGLAGRLAALLEERRKLNASGSEEMGNGHE; from the coding sequence ATGGCAATACAACTACAGCAAGTAAGCTATACATATGCTGACCGCAGCATGTGGAAGCAGACGGCACTGCACGGGATTAATCTGGAGATTGCCGGGGGTTCGCTGACCGGGATTGCCGGGGCCACCGGCTCCGGCAAATCTACACTGCTCCAGCTGTTCAATGGCATTCTTAAGCCGACGGAAGGCACGGTGCAGGTGCTGGATGTAACGATAACTGCCGGGGAGAAATCACCGAGGCTGCTTCCGCTGCGGCGGAGGGTAGGCCTCGTCTTTCAATTCCCGGAGCAGCAAATGTTCGAAGATACAGTGGAGAAGGATCTCTGCTTCGGGCCGCTGAACTTTGGAGTCAGTCTGGAGGAGGCCAAGGAACGGGCGCGCAAGTCGATGACGGATATGGGACTGGATCTGGCGCTGCTGGAGCGCAATCCCTTCCGGCTCAGCGGAGGACAGATGCGCAAGGCAGCCATTGCCTCAGTGCTGGCGATGGACCCGGACGTTGTGGTGCTGGATGAACCGACAGCCACCCTGGACCCGGTAAGCCGCGCGGAGCTGATCGCGCTGCTGGAGCGGTTGTGCCGCGAGCAGGGCCGCACGATCATCATCGTAACGCACCGGATGGATGAACTGCTGCCTTATGCCGACAACTGGGTCTTGCTCAAGGAGGGTGAGCTCGCCTTCCAGGGCAGCGGCGGCGAGCTGGCCGCTGATCCGGTGATTCTTGAGCGCTGCGGACTGCGGGTTCCACAGTCTCTGCGTTACTGGCAGGCTGCCGCCGAGCGCTTTGGCCTTAGCGGCGAGAAGCCGCTCCTTACAGCAGAGGGCCTCGCGGGGCGGCTTGCGGCCTTGCTGGAAGAGCGCCGCAAGCTGAATGCTTCCGGCTCGGAGGAAATGGGGAATGGCCATGAATGA
- a CDS encoding energy-coupling factor transporter transmembrane component T family protein, with protein sequence MAMNERLLLGRSIDTGSWVHKLDARSKITGMLLYVAIILLSTSWISIGLVAVFSIVVMATTRIPLKYFIKAAKPLRYLMLFIFIVQALSVKEGEVLWSLGSFSLHAGGLRLGAFSVIRMLFLLTFTALLTFTTTPGKLNQGLEGVLAPLKKLRLSPDRITLMISIALRFIPTILDEAQIILKAQASRGADLKELPLKEKARMLVSLLVPVIASAFRRAQDLIYSMEARGFRMDAPRSRYHRLRWGAADTLFVAMFVVLGVAVALL encoded by the coding sequence ATGGCCATGAATGAGCGTCTGCTGCTGGGCCGCAGCATTGATACGGGCTCCTGGGTCCATAAGCTGGATGCCCGGTCCAAGATTACCGGAATGCTGCTCTATGTAGCGATCATCCTGCTGTCTACTTCCTGGATATCCATTGGGCTGGTTGCGGTCTTCTCCATCGTGGTGATGGCGACGACCCGCATTCCACTGAAGTATTTCATTAAGGCTGCGAAGCCTTTACGTTATCTGATGTTGTTCATCTTCATCGTACAGGCGCTGTCCGTGAAGGAAGGGGAGGTGCTATGGTCGCTGGGCTCCTTCTCGTTGCATGCGGGCGGTCTGCGGCTGGGGGCATTCTCGGTCATCCGCATGCTGTTCCTGCTGACCTTCACCGCACTGCTGACCTTCACGACAACGCCGGGCAAGCTGAACCAGGGGCTGGAGGGAGTGCTTGCCCCGCTGAAGAAGCTCAGGCTGTCACCCGACCGGATTACGCTGATGATCAGCATCGCGCTCCGCTTCATTCCGACGATTCTGGATGAGGCGCAGATTATTCTGAAGGCGCAGGCCTCGCGCGGAGCGGACCTGAAGGAGCTGCCGCTGAAGGAGAAAGCGCGGATGCTTGTGTCGCTGCTGGTTCCGGTCATCGCCAGTGCGTTCCGGCGGGCCCAGGACCTGATCTATTCCATGGAAGCCCGGGGCTTCCGCATGGATGCGCCGCGCAGCCGGTATCACCGGCTCAGGTGGGGCGCGGCGGATACGCTGTTTGTTGCTATGTTCGTTGTACTGGGAGTTGCAGTAGCATTATTGTAA
- a CDS encoding ATP-binding cassette domain-containing protein — MNQAYNDTKAGEKPAVIALEGVSFGYDPEHPILHDINVSIPQGQWVSIVGPNGCGKSTLVKLLNALLPKSAGHISVCGHTLQEETVQSIRQCIGMVFQNPDNQFIGQTVEEDILFGLEGLCLFYEEMKERLEFYTGKLGISHLLSKHPGELSGGQKQRVAIASILAMKPGIVIFDEASSMLDEGSRDELMGILRDMQAEGSYTILLITHDADEILASDRVLALHGGSIAADVSPAELFRDTELLEKCHLREPYTWQLARELESRGITVDVPASEKELIDTLWQYNYSK; from the coding sequence ATGAATCAAGCGTACAACGATACAAAAGCCGGTGAAAAGCCGGCGGTGATTGCCCTAGAGGGCGTATCCTTCGGCTATGACCCGGAGCATCCGATTCTCCATGATATCAACGTGTCGATCCCGCAGGGTCAATGGGTGAGCATTGTGGGGCCTAACGGCTGCGGGAAATCAACACTGGTCAAGCTGCTGAATGCACTGCTTCCGAAGAGTGCCGGCCATATCTCTGTCTGCGGACATACGCTGCAGGAAGAGACGGTTCAGTCCATCCGGCAATGTATCGGAATGGTCTTCCAGAACCCCGATAACCAGTTCATCGGGCAGACGGTGGAGGAAGATATTCTCTTCGGCCTGGAGGGGCTGTGCCTGTTCTACGAAGAGATGAAGGAGCGGCTTGAATTCTATACCGGTAAGCTTGGGATCAGCCATCTGCTGTCCAAGCATCCCGGAGAGCTGTCGGGCGGGCAGAAGCAGCGTGTAGCCATCGCCTCGATTCTCGCCATGAAGCCAGGCATCGTCATCTTCGACGAGGCCTCTTCTATGTTGGACGAGGGCAGCCGGGATGAGCTGATGGGGATTCTGCGCGACATGCAGGCAGAAGGCAGCTACACCATTCTGCTGATTACTCATGATGCCGATGAGATTCTGGCGTCGGACCGGGTGCTGGCGCTGCACGGGGGAAGCATCGCCGCAGATGTATCACCTGCGGAGCTGTTCCGGGATACAGAGCTGCTGGAGAAGTGTCATTTACGGGAGCCTTATACTTGGCAGCTTGCCCGTGAACTGGAGAGCCGGGGAATCACGGTGGATGTACCCGCCAGCGAAAAGGAGCTTATAGACACATTATGGCAATACAACTACAGCAAGTAA
- a CDS encoding FMN-binding protein, with amino-acid sequence MKKASVILSSALVLGTLLAGCGNSNKAENAAATTAPVATATAAAEATTAPAAETGKYQDGTYYGTVDADPETGWQTFAQLTVEGGKITKADWNAFNVKKAGDLKKKVSEDGNYGLVKIGGAKSEWHEQAALAEAYLIEKQDPAALTVNAEGKTDAISGVSVHVSDFVGAAQAALAAGPAQAGPYKDGGYTAEGEMDAKSGWKSTVALSVANGNVVAVNFSGVNAAGDDKKQYSVDGKYGMKAGGAAAEWHEEIALAEKYFLENKGVAPTLDAEGKTDAISGVSIHVGEYFTLAQKALEGAK; translated from the coding sequence ATGAAAAAAGCTTCTGTAATCTTGTCGAGCGCACTGGTACTGGGTACTTTACTCGCTGGTTGCGGCAACAGCAACAAAGCTGAGAATGCAGCTGCAACAACTGCACCTGTAGCAACTGCTACTGCCGCAGCTGAAGCAACTACTGCACCTGCAGCCGAAACAGGCAAGTACCAGGACGGAACCTACTACGGTACAGTGGATGCCGATCCAGAGACTGGCTGGCAGACCTTTGCACAACTGACTGTAGAAGGCGGCAAAATCACCAAAGCTGACTGGAATGCTTTCAACGTTAAAAAAGCGGGCGATTTGAAGAAAAAAGTATCTGAAGACGGCAACTACGGCCTGGTAAAAATCGGTGGAGCGAAGTCCGAATGGCATGAACAGGCTGCTCTTGCTGAAGCCTACCTGATTGAAAAACAAGATCCTGCTGCTCTCACTGTAAACGCTGAAGGCAAAACAGATGCAATCTCCGGTGTATCCGTACACGTTAGTGATTTCGTTGGCGCGGCTCAGGCTGCACTTGCTGCCGGCCCTGCACAAGCAGGCCCATACAAAGACGGCGGATATACTGCTGAAGGCGAAATGGATGCTAAATCCGGCTGGAAGTCCACTGTAGCTCTGTCTGTTGCTAACGGCAACGTTGTAGCTGTTAATTTCAGCGGTGTGAATGCTGCAGGCGACGATAAGAAACAATATTCTGTAGACGGAAAATACGGCATGAAAGCCGGCGGCGCTGCTGCTGAATGGCATGAAGAAATCGCCCTTGCCGAGAAATACTTCCTTGAGAACAAAGGCGTAGCTCCTACCCTGGATGCTGAAGGTAAAACAGACGCAATCTCCGGCGTATCCATCCATGTTGGTGAATATTTCACACTTGCACAAAAAGCACTCGAAGGCGCGAAATAA
- a CDS encoding UbiA-like polyprenyltransferase translates to MVIINAFKHTALKMKMFSELVMFSHTLFSLPFAIISMVWAAGGWPSGHMMLWGLIALIGARNGANAFNRLVDRTFDGNNPRTAHRHLPQRLLAEKEVILFIIINYALFIVASGMLNLLCLVLSPVAIVLISSYSYTKRFTFLSHLYLGFVIASAPIGAWFAVTGNIAFTPFVIGTVVMLWIAGFDIIYGTQDIEFDRKNGLWSIPSFFGLENALRISKGLHFIMVMLLLFLYLWRDLGWMYLVGIGIATVLLMTEHKIIKPANRKLMKVASYNLNQVISMVILLCTLIDYFYVN, encoded by the coding sequence ATGGTTATCATTAATGCTTTTAAACATACGGCACTTAAAATGAAAATGTTCAGCGAGCTGGTGATGTTCTCCCATACGCTGTTCTCCCTGCCTTTTGCCATCATCTCGATGGTATGGGCTGCGGGAGGCTGGCCTTCCGGACATATGATGTTATGGGGACTGATCGCGCTGATCGGGGCGCGCAACGGGGCGAATGCGTTCAATCGTCTGGTGGACCGCACCTTCGACGGCAACAATCCGCGTACCGCCCATCGGCATCTGCCGCAGCGTCTGCTCGCCGAGAAAGAAGTCATTCTGTTCATTATCATCAATTATGCCCTGTTCATTGTGGCTTCCGGGATGCTGAATCTGCTCTGTCTGGTGCTGTCCCCGGTAGCCATTGTACTGATCTCATCCTACTCTTACACGAAGCGCTTCACCTTCCTGAGTCATCTGTATCTGGGCTTCGTAATTGCTTCGGCGCCGATTGGTGCTTGGTTTGCGGTTACCGGGAATATCGCGTTCACGCCGTTCGTCATCGGAACCGTGGTGATGCTCTGGATTGCCGGGTTTGATATCATCTACGGGACCCAGGACATTGAGTTTGACCGCAAGAACGGTTTATGGTCCATACCGAGCTTTTTCGGCTTGGAGAATGCGCTGCGGATCTCCAAAGGGCTGCATTTCATTATGGTTATGCTGCTGTTGTTCCTGTACCTCTGGCGTGATCTCGGCTGGATGTATCTGGTCGGCATCGGCATCGCTACGGTGCTGCTCATGACGGAGCACAAGATTATCAAGCCAGCTAACCGTAAGCTGATGAAGGTGGCTTCTTATAATTTGAATCAGGTGATCAGTATGGTGATCTTGCTGTGTACGCTGATTGATTATTTTTACGTTAATTAG
- a CDS encoding FAD-dependent oxidoreductase: MKKIVILGGGYGGVLTAKKLAKKFKNDKDVEIKLIDRNPYHTLLTELHEVSANRAPEDSIKIDLKKIFAGLKVDVVLDEISNIDFKNKKLKSDKATYAYDYLVIGTGSKPTFFGIPGAEENTFSFWSYDDAVALKRQIRDMYTKAAKEKNPATRRAMLTFVIIGAGFTGVELVGEMAEQRDELCREFFIDPSEVRLIVADMAPKILPILPDKLIQKAEARLRKLKVEIVTGAKITEVGAGSVALGEKNIVDAQTIVWTAGVEGSEIVGNLDVQQQGRKRIVTNEHLESVDHKNVYVVGDNIFFIPEGEERPVPQMVENAEQAAPVIAGNITADIKGTPKKAYKPGFHGTMVSIGSRYGVANVGLPGKFFMLTGFMAMLSKHFINMFYLSQVVGFNKVWTYMMHEFFHVENRKSFVGGYFSKRSPNFWLVPLRMLLGGMWLYEGIEKIRKIWVDPNKIFLIPAAPYADATSAASQAVDAVKTTVDAQSAASAVSTAKEAVSALPVPGFIYDISNWFMDLMFYNADGSYTFLAKWFQIGMVCAEIVFGVMLIVGLFTAISALATIGMAVMIWTTKMAATEMLWYVGAAIACIGGSGSVFGLDYYVLPWLKKQWKRIPLVRRWYLYTD, from the coding sequence TTGAAGAAAATAGTCATTTTGGGCGGCGGCTACGGCGGCGTACTCACGGCTAAGAAACTGGCAAAGAAATTTAAGAACGACAAAGATGTAGAAATCAAACTGATCGACCGAAATCCATATCACACTCTTTTGACTGAGCTGCATGAGGTTTCTGCGAATCGCGCACCTGAGGATTCGATCAAAATTGACTTGAAGAAAATTTTTGCCGGACTGAAAGTAGATGTAGTTCTGGATGAGATCAGCAACATTGATTTCAAGAACAAGAAGCTGAAATCCGACAAAGCCACCTATGCTTATGATTATCTGGTCATCGGCACAGGAAGCAAGCCAACCTTCTTCGGTATCCCCGGAGCTGAAGAGAACACCTTCTCCTTCTGGTCCTACGATGATGCAGTTGCCCTGAAGCGTCAGATCCGCGACATGTACACCAAAGCTGCGAAGGAAAAGAACCCGGCTACACGCCGCGCTATGCTGACCTTCGTAATCATCGGTGCCGGCTTTACCGGCGTTGAGCTTGTAGGTGAAATGGCCGAGCAGCGCGACGAGCTCTGCAGAGAATTCTTCATCGATCCTTCCGAAGTGAGATTGATCGTGGCTGATATGGCTCCGAAGATCCTGCCTATCCTTCCGGATAAGCTGATCCAGAAAGCCGAAGCCCGTCTGCGCAAGCTGAAGGTAGAAATCGTTACCGGCGCCAAAATCACCGAAGTAGGGGCAGGCTCTGTTGCCCTCGGCGAGAAGAACATCGTGGATGCACAGACAATCGTCTGGACCGCCGGTGTTGAAGGCTCGGAAATCGTCGGCAACCTTGATGTTCAACAGCAAGGCCGCAAACGTATTGTTACCAATGAACACCTTGAAAGTGTTGACCATAAGAACGTATACGTCGTAGGGGATAACATCTTCTTCATCCCCGAAGGCGAAGAACGTCCAGTTCCGCAAATGGTTGAGAATGCTGAACAAGCGGCTCCGGTTATCGCAGGGAATATCACTGCTGATATCAAGGGTACGCCTAAAAAAGCATATAAACCAGGCTTCCACGGCACCATGGTTTCCATCGGCAGCCGCTACGGTGTAGCGAACGTTGGTCTTCCGGGCAAGTTCTTCATGCTGACCGGCTTCATGGCTATGTTGTCCAAACATTTCATCAATATGTTCTATCTGTCCCAGGTTGTGGGCTTCAACAAGGTCTGGACTTACATGATGCACGAGTTCTTCCATGTTGAGAACCGCAAGAGCTTCGTCGGCGGTTACTTCTCCAAGCGTTCGCCGAACTTCTGGCTCGTTCCGCTCCGTATGCTGCTCGGGGGAATGTGGTTATATGAAGGTATAGAGAAGATCCGCAAAATCTGGGTTGATCCGAATAAGATTTTCCTGATTCCTGCGGCTCCTTATGCAGACGCGACATCGGCAGCAAGTCAGGCTGTGGATGCAGTCAAAACTACCGTAGATGCCCAATCTGCCGCTTCCGCAGTATCCACTGCCAAAGAAGCTGTATCGGCTCTTCCGGTTCCAGGCTTCATCTATGATATCTCTAACTGGTTCATGGATCTCATGTTTTACAATGCTGACGGATCTTACACCTTCCTGGCAAAATGGTTCCAAATCGGTATGGTCTGTGCCGAAATCGTCTTCGGCGTAATGCTGATCGTTGGTCTGTTCACAGCGATCTCTGCTCTGGCCACGATAGGTATGGCGGTTATGATCTGGACCACCAAGATGGCAGCAACAGAAATGCTCTGGTATGTTGGAGCAGCTATTGCCTGCATCGGCGGTTCCGGCAGCGTGTTCGGCCTGGATTACTATGTTCTTCCTTGGCTTAAGAAGCAGTGGAAGAGGATTCCTCTCGTCCGACGCTGGTATCTGTATACCGACTGA